A stretch of the Glutamicibacter sp. JL.03c genome encodes the following:
- a CDS encoding PhzF family phenazine biosynthesis protein — MHRRFYQVDVFSSTAYKGNPLGVVLDGQELDTPAMQDYSLWSNLSEVTYVLPATDPKADFRFRIFARQHEYRFAGHPALGTARAWLEAGGVPRDPRQLIVECGAGLVPINIDQDMLSFASPAPVRSGPIDADELAEMLEILDIEPTAMIDAQWVDNGPGWAAILLENSERVLDIVPKIPQRPGRWKIGVIGALPLGRWPEKFEVRALTIEDGALREDPVTGSLNGAAAQWLIDAGYATAPWTNHQGTAVGRDGQVHMNLVDDQLWVGGTSAILIKGTIEL; from the coding sequence ATGCATCGTCGGTTCTACCAGGTAGATGTTTTCAGCAGCACCGCCTACAAGGGCAATCCACTGGGTGTGGTGCTCGATGGCCAAGAACTGGACACGCCGGCGATGCAGGACTATTCACTGTGGTCCAATCTCTCCGAAGTCACCTACGTTCTTCCTGCCACGGATCCGAAAGCGGACTTCAGATTCCGTATTTTCGCGCGGCAGCATGAGTACCGTTTTGCAGGCCATCCTGCTCTGGGCACCGCCCGCGCGTGGCTGGAAGCCGGGGGAGTGCCGCGAGATCCGCGCCAACTCATTGTTGAATGCGGCGCAGGGTTGGTGCCGATCAACATCGATCAGGACATGCTCTCCTTCGCCTCGCCAGCGCCCGTGCGCAGCGGACCGATCGATGCTGACGAACTGGCGGAAATGCTGGAGATCCTTGATATCGAACCAACTGCAATGATCGATGCCCAATGGGTCGACAACGGGCCGGGATGGGCAGCGATCCTCCTGGAGAACTCGGAACGGGTGCTGGACATTGTTCCCAAGATTCCGCAGCGCCCGGGCCGATGGAAAATCGGCGTGATCGGCGCCCTGCCGTTAGGGCGGTGGCCAGAAAAATTCGAAGTCCGGGCGCTGACCATCGAGGACGGGGCCTTGCGTGAGGACCCCGTGACCGGCAGCCTGAACGGTGCCGCAGCGCAATGGCTGATCGATGCAGGGTATGCAACCGCGCCTTGGACAAACCACCAGGGAACCGCTGTCGGGCGTGACGGGCAGGTGCACATGAATCTTGTCGATGACCAGCTATGGGTCGGCGGGACGAGTGCAATATTGATCAAGGGAACCATCGAGCTCTAG
- a CDS encoding ABC-F family ATP-binding cassette domain-containing protein, translating to MTQFHDQRRSSPENRESAPDYICLLDDISVSFADRDVLVHCDLTISGRERLAVLGDNGSGKSTLMRVIAGTLEADGGQRHMNAPGGVAYAAQNPRFAARMSIQQVIDSYHARFRELENLMRIISGKLQAAEGAAAERLMAQLQQVTDIYEAADGYTLAQRLDSALQQLGLGEMDREADVSRLSGGQRSRLALACVLCSGTQLLLLDEPTNDLDEAALAWLERSVDKHRGALVLITHDRMFLKRFARSILEVHDGQLGRYGNGYDGYLHSKEQERAAAVEAYDLWLAEMEHSKKLIEKNAARVAAIPRKMEMAGFGHGNFRSRERSHGSTSKIRQAKSRMEELESDPAPKPATELEFSLPAGAALHDSAETLILVQNARREQSPTLSTGSFEVKLGERWLVTGPNGAGKSSLLKMLSGELDHEEGIIQRASDVRCAWLRQDLGEVTGDSLIEAFALATDQYVDDAAEVLAKLGLFAPEDFLRHPLALSVGQRRRLELAIAVSSQAHVLFLDEPTNHISPALVEQLEDALEDFPGTVITVSHDRRWQQKLKEHPGLQRLHVREGTVQVVR from the coding sequence ATGACCCAATTCCATGACCAGCGCCGTTCGTCGCCTGAAAATCGTGAAAGTGCCCCTGACTATATTTGCTTGCTGGACGACATCAGTGTCAGCTTCGCAGATCGTGACGTGCTCGTGCACTGCGACTTGACTATTTCCGGGCGGGAACGCCTGGCAGTGCTCGGCGATAACGGTTCGGGCAAGTCCACGCTGATGCGGGTGATCGCCGGGACACTGGAAGCCGACGGCGGCCAGCGGCACATGAATGCTCCGGGTGGCGTAGCTTATGCGGCGCAGAATCCTCGGTTTGCCGCCAGGATGAGTATTCAGCAGGTAATCGATTCCTATCATGCTCGCTTCCGAGAGCTGGAGAACCTGATGCGCATCATCAGTGGCAAGCTTCAAGCAGCTGAGGGTGCGGCAGCTGAGCGCCTCATGGCCCAGCTGCAACAGGTCACCGACATTTACGAAGCCGCCGACGGCTATACACTGGCCCAGCGACTGGACAGCGCGCTGCAGCAACTGGGGCTGGGGGAGATGGACCGAGAGGCTGATGTCTCGCGGCTCTCCGGCGGCCAGCGGTCACGACTCGCCTTGGCATGTGTACTGTGTTCCGGAACGCAACTATTGCTGCTCGATGAACCGACCAACGACCTGGATGAAGCTGCTTTGGCTTGGCTGGAGAGAAGCGTGGACAAGCATCGTGGCGCCTTGGTTCTCATCACGCACGACCGCATGTTCCTCAAACGCTTTGCGCGATCAATCCTCGAAGTCCACGACGGGCAATTGGGCAGATACGGCAATGGCTATGACGGCTACCTCCATTCCAAGGAGCAGGAGCGGGCAGCCGCTGTGGAAGCCTACGACCTGTGGCTGGCAGAGATGGAGCATTCCAAGAAACTAATCGAGAAGAACGCCGCGAGGGTCGCGGCCATTCCCCGAAAAATGGAGATGGCCGGTTTTGGGCACGGAAATTTTCGTTCGCGTGAACGCAGCCATGGATCTACCTCCAAGATCCGCCAAGCCAAGTCCCGGATGGAAGAGCTAGAGTCTGATCCAGCGCCAAAGCCTGCCACGGAACTTGAGTTTTCCCTGCCCGCTGGCGCAGCGCTTCATGACTCGGCGGAGACCTTGATCCTCGTCCAGAACGCCCGGCGCGAGCAATCTCCAACGCTCAGCACGGGATCCTTCGAGGTCAAACTCGGCGAACGATGGCTGGTCACCGGCCCTAACGGTGCCGGTAAAAGCTCACTGCTCAAGATGCTCTCTGGCGAGCTGGACCATGAAGAAGGCATCATTCAGCGAGCATCAGATGTGCGTTGCGCTTGGTTGCGGCAAGATCTTGGCGAGGTGACGGGCGATAGCCTGATTGAAGCCTTCGCGCTGGCAACTGATCAATATGTTGATGACGCTGCCGAAGTCCTGGCCAAGCTGGGGCTATTTGCGCCCGAAGACTTCTTGAGGCATCCGCTGGCGCTTTCGGTAGGGCAACGCCGCAGGCTCGAACTGGCCATTGCGGTGAGTTCGCAAGCGCATGTGCTGTTCCTCGATGAGCCAACTAACCATATCTCGCCGGCGCTGGTTGAACAGCTTGAAGACGCGCTGGAGGATTTCCCCGGAACCGTGATCACAGTGAGCCATGACCGCAGATGGCAACAGAAACTGAAGGAGCATCCGGGCCTGCAACGTTTGCATGTGCGTGAAGGGACAGTCCAGGTCGTGCGCTAG